One stretch of Streptomyces agglomeratus DNA includes these proteins:
- a CDS encoding MerR family transcriptional regulator, translated as MRIGELSKRTGVSPRSLRYYEEQGLLTSSRSDAGQRHYSDAAVQRVSLIRQLFDAGMSSRVIVTVLPCVDVPGDLGVAEETFTAMMRERDRIDADIAHLIETRDALDVLITANSRHRAELSTAPEPVAQST; from the coding sequence ATGCGGATAGGCGAGTTGTCCAAGCGCACGGGCGTGAGTCCGCGCTCACTGCGGTACTACGAAGAGCAGGGCCTGCTGACCAGCTCACGCTCCGACGCGGGGCAGCGTCACTATTCCGATGCTGCGGTCCAGCGCGTGTCACTCATCCGACAGCTGTTCGACGCGGGTATGTCCAGCAGGGTGATCGTGACTGTGCTGCCGTGTGTGGACGTCCCGGGTGACCTGGGCGTCGCCGAGGAGACGTTCACGGCGATGATGCGCGAGCGCGACCGGATCGACGCCGACATCGCGCACCTGATCGAGACCCGAGATGCACTCGACGTGCTGATCACGGCCAACAGCCGACACCGGGCGGAGCTGTCCACGGCCCCGGAACCGGTGGCGCAGTCGACCTGA
- a CDS encoding alpha/beta hydrolase — MDPELEAFVPFLPDLDMNDPVTTRKQFAERAAAAPAPDTSNMDVEDRIVPADRDVAVRIYRPHGAAVGAVVWMHGGGGVFGDLDTEHPWAARLAALSGAVVISVDYRLAPEHRYPAALDDAYAVLTWTAEHAAELGVDRGLIAVGGHSAGAGIAAAVALRARDQQGPPIRFQLLNEPGLDDREQTWSRRNFTDTPWMNRDKVATAWRHYLGSQPATPYAAPARAADLTGLPPAYIATAELCPNRDEDIAYALRLLQAGVSVDLHQWPGTFHGSQAILSAEVSQRQITDLAAALRRALV; from the coding sequence ATGGATCCCGAACTCGAAGCATTCGTCCCGTTCCTGCCGGACCTCGACATGAACGACCCTGTCACCACGCGCAAACAGTTCGCCGAGCGCGCTGCCGCGGCGCCGGCACCGGACACGTCGAACATGGACGTCGAGGACCGCATCGTGCCCGCCGATCGGGACGTGGCGGTGCGGATCTACCGCCCGCACGGGGCGGCGGTGGGCGCCGTCGTCTGGATGCACGGCGGCGGGGGCGTCTTCGGTGACCTGGACACCGAGCACCCGTGGGCCGCCCGGCTCGCGGCCCTCTCCGGCGCGGTGGTGATCTCGGTGGACTACCGCCTGGCGCCCGAGCACCGCTACCCGGCGGCCCTGGACGACGCGTACGCAGTACTGACCTGGACGGCCGAACACGCGGCCGAACTCGGCGTCGACCGGGGGCTAATCGCGGTGGGCGGCCACAGCGCCGGCGCGGGCATCGCGGCCGCAGTGGCGTTGCGGGCGCGGGACCAACAGGGGCCGCCCATCCGCTTCCAGCTGCTCAACGAGCCCGGGCTCGACGACCGGGAACAGACATGGTCGCGGCGGAACTTCACCGATACGCCCTGGATGAACCGCGACAAGGTCGCCACCGCGTGGCGGCACTACCTGGGCTCCCAGCCCGCCACACCGTACGCCGCCCCTGCCCGGGCCGCCGACCTGACCGGCCTGCCACCGGCCTACATCGCCACTGCGGAACTCTGCCCGAACCGCGACGAAGACATCGCCTACGCGCTACGCCTGCTGCAGGCCGGCGTATCGGTTGACCTGCACCAGTGGCCCGGCACCTTCCACGGCTCACAGGCGATTCTCTCCGCCGAGGTCTCACAGCGCCAGATCACCGACCTCGCCGCAGCCCTGCGCCGCGCGCTGGTGTAG
- a CDS encoding helix-turn-helix domain-containing protein encodes MQALALRLSGLDPYVDGAIRIVAFYDTLMRRRVDLPALARASAGLAGCVAGVRLHSTGRAIRIAPDGSPASEPAEPASSTAPITLDEEEIGTAWLERPGQPSQLDEVLLDRLAIAAAAAAERYGPARTTMADPALVELVICSDSDEAVRARALRLLGFAADLPLHVVAVRSEFPLDQIGALVCPARPVKAAPLADVGVILATTVDPTRLPASSRAGIGAAESPDRSWRQARTALRFATPREPVIRYADLGALALLAEIPQDTARDNADVAAIARLAGSREDLETLDTYCATGSQRRAADLLHLHHSSVARRLEQIAKTLDIELTEPTGLTRARIALTTWRLLNG; translated from the coding sequence ATGCAGGCACTGGCCTTACGGCTGTCGGGACTGGATCCGTACGTCGACGGCGCGATCCGCATCGTCGCGTTCTACGACACGCTGATGCGCCGTCGCGTGGATCTCCCAGCACTCGCCCGCGCCTCGGCGGGCCTGGCCGGGTGTGTGGCCGGGGTTCGGCTCCACAGCACCGGGCGGGCGATCCGCATCGCGCCCGACGGCAGTCCGGCGTCCGAACCTGCGGAACCCGCCTCCAGCACCGCACCCATCACCCTCGACGAGGAGGAGATCGGTACGGCATGGCTGGAACGCCCCGGCCAGCCCAGTCAGCTCGACGAAGTCCTCCTCGACCGGCTCGCCATCGCTGCCGCGGCGGCCGCCGAGCGCTACGGCCCGGCCCGCACCACCATGGCCGACCCAGCCCTCGTCGAACTGGTCATCTGTTCCGACAGCGACGAGGCGGTTCGAGCCCGCGCGCTACGCCTGCTGGGTTTCGCCGCCGACCTGCCGCTGCACGTCGTCGCCGTACGGTCTGAGTTCCCGCTCGATCAGATCGGCGCCCTGGTCTGCCCGGCTCGCCCGGTGAAGGCGGCGCCTCTCGCCGACGTCGGCGTCATCCTGGCGACCACCGTGGACCCGACTCGACTTCCAGCGAGTTCCCGCGCGGGCATTGGCGCCGCCGAAAGCCCCGACCGCTCTTGGCGGCAAGCCCGCACCGCCCTCCGCTTCGCCACTCCGCGCGAACCCGTCATCCGCTACGCCGACCTGGGCGCGCTGGCGCTCCTGGCCGAGATACCCCAGGACACCGCACGCGACAACGCCGACGTGGCCGCCATCGCCCGACTCGCAGGATCCCGAGAAGACCTGGAGACGCTGGACACCTACTGCGCCACCGGCTCCCAACGCCGGGCCGCCGACCTCCTCCACCTGCACCACAGCAGCGTCGCCCGCCGACTCGAACAGATCGCCAAGACCTTGGACATTGAACTCACCGAACCCACCGGACTGACACGGGCCAGGATCGCCCTGACCACATGGCGGCTACTCAACGGCTGA
- a CDS encoding IS630 family transposase — MTASADVPVPRRGPKLEPLLLSPDERVVLERWARRASSAQAVALRARIVLACAGADVPPIVVVARELRIAADTVRKWRRRFLTARLDGLVDEPRPGRPPTISVDQVEAVVVSTLEEIPKNATHWSRSSMADRSGLSKSTVGRIWRKFQLKPHLTDTFKLSTDPLFVEKVYDVVGLYFNPPEGAVVLSVDEKSQIQALDRSQPVLPMMPGMPERRTHDYVRNGLTTLFAAFDVATGEVITSLHRRHRAAEFKKFLAKIDKEVPGHLQVHLICDNYGTHKTPAIKAWLAKHPRFHLHFTPTGSSWINQVERWFGFLADQKIRRGAHKSVRSLEADIRAWVKQWNENPTPFTWTKTAEEILDSLARFCQRISGAGH; from the coding sequence ATGACTGCTTCTGCAGATGTGCCGGTGCCACGTCGTGGCCCGAAGTTGGAACCGTTGTTATTGTCGCCCGATGAGCGTGTGGTGTTGGAGCGTTGGGCCCGGCGGGCGTCGTCCGCGCAGGCAGTGGCGTTGCGGGCCCGCATTGTGCTGGCGTGTGCCGGCGCTGATGTTCCACCGATTGTCGTGGTGGCGCGGGAGTTACGTATCGCGGCGGACACGGTCCGCAAGTGGCGCCGCCGGTTTCTGACCGCCCGGCTGGACGGGTTGGTGGACGAGCCCCGGCCGGGCCGGCCGCCCACCATCAGCGTCGACCAGGTGGAGGCGGTCGTGGTCAGCACGTTGGAGGAGATCCCGAAGAACGCCACTCACTGGTCGCGGTCATCGATGGCCGACCGCAGCGGTCTGTCGAAGTCGACCGTGGGCCGGATCTGGCGGAAGTTCCAGCTCAAGCCGCATCTGACCGACACCTTCAAACTGTCGACGGATCCGCTGTTCGTGGAGAAGGTCTACGACGTGGTGGGGCTGTATTTCAACCCGCCCGAAGGCGCGGTGGTGCTGTCGGTGGACGAGAAGTCGCAGATCCAGGCGCTGGACCGCTCCCAGCCGGTACTACCGATGATGCCGGGCATGCCCGAGCGCCGCACCCATGACTACGTCCGCAACGGTCTGACCACCTTGTTCGCAGCCTTCGACGTCGCGACCGGAGAAGTCATCACCTCCCTGCACCGCAGGCACCGGGCAGCGGAGTTCAAGAAGTTCCTCGCCAAGATCGATAAAGAGGTTCCTGGGCACCTGCAGGTCCACTTGATCTGTGACAACTATGGCACCCACAAGACCCCAGCCATCAAAGCATGGCTGGCCAAACACCCACGTTTCCACCTGCACTTCACACCTACCGGCTCCTCCTGGATCAACCAGGTGGAGCGGTGGTTCGGCTTCCTCGCCGACCAGAAGATCCGCCGCGGCGCCCACAAGAGTGTGCGCTCCCTGGAAGCCGACATCCGGGCCTGGGTCAAGCAGTGGAACGAGAACCCGACCCCGTTCACCTGGACCAAGACAGCCGAAGAAATCCTCGACTCACTCGCCCGCTTCTGCCAACGGATCTCTGGCGCAGGACACTAG
- a CDS encoding IS701 family transposase, whose product MTRRVPCPPAPGPLEAYAARFDDLLSTLAQRRGFREYLAGLLLPRDRNKTLTCLAGAEPVAGAQHPAVQRLQFFLSESTWDHEQINARRLELLLADPATEPHAGGVLVIDDSGDRKDGTATAHVGRQWLGRLGKTDNGIVTVTTCWADESVYYPLHAVPYSPARHFPAGKSDPGFRTKLQIAAELARTAKTAGVAFRAVAADCAYGDQDGFRRQLGEAGLPFVMALKPSHGTWAYGKDAYTPVDAARALTWTNPEHPGDWTAVERTFRNGHTETWWAADAHLGWWGPDGNVRLVVATTDPAILPAQATWYLATDLPRPGGPREADHPHPAADLHEVVRIYGIRHWIEQSYKQVKDELGWADFQVRSDTAIRRHQTLVTCAFSFCWDTWFAHPPDREPAPVPALPPAPTPPGPAERGPKQTPPAPTGQLAQGDPSRPRLARSLDQPPTMLARMDECTPTARTPSTDQRRRRRPPT is encoded by the coding sequence ATGACCCGTCGTGTGCCGTGCCCGCCGGCTCCTGGCCCGCTGGAAGCCTACGCCGCACGCTTCGATGACCTGCTCTCCACGCTGGCCCAGCGACGCGGGTTCCGTGAGTACCTCGCCGGGCTGCTGCTGCCGCGGGACCGCAACAAGACCCTGACCTGCCTGGCCGGCGCCGAGCCCGTGGCCGGAGCCCAGCACCCGGCGGTGCAGCGGCTGCAGTTCTTCCTCTCCGAGTCGACCTGGGACCACGAGCAGATCAACGCCCGCCGGTTGGAACTGCTGCTCGCCGACCCGGCGACCGAGCCGCACGCGGGCGGGGTACTGGTGATCGACGACTCGGGTGACCGCAAGGACGGGACCGCGACCGCGCATGTCGGGCGGCAGTGGCTGGGCCGACTGGGCAAGACCGACAACGGCATCGTCACCGTGACGACCTGCTGGGCCGACGAGAGCGTCTACTACCCGCTCCACGCGGTGCCCTACAGCCCCGCCCGTCACTTCCCCGCCGGCAAGAGCGACCCCGGCTTCCGCACGAAACTGCAGATCGCAGCCGAACTCGCCCGCACCGCCAAGACTGCCGGGGTGGCCTTCCGGGCCGTGGCCGCCGACTGCGCCTACGGCGACCAGGACGGCTTCCGCCGGCAACTCGGCGAGGCGGGTCTGCCGTTCGTCATGGCCCTCAAGCCGAGCCACGGCACGTGGGCCTACGGCAAGGATGCCTACACCCCCGTCGACGCCGCACGCGCACTGACCTGGACCAATCCCGAGCATCCCGGGGACTGGACCGCGGTTGAGCGGACTTTCCGCAACGGGCACACCGAGACCTGGTGGGCCGCCGACGCCCACCTCGGCTGGTGGGGTCCGGACGGAAACGTCCGCCTGGTCGTGGCCACCACCGACCCGGCCATCCTGCCCGCGCAGGCAACTTGGTACCTGGCCACCGACCTGCCCCGCCCCGGCGGCCCCCGTGAGGCCGACCACCCTCATCCCGCCGCTGACCTGCACGAAGTCGTGCGGATCTACGGCATCCGTCACTGGATCGAGCAGAGCTACAAACAGGTCAAGGACGAACTCGGATGGGCCGATTTCCAGGTCCGTTCCGACACCGCCATCCGCCGCCACCAGACACTGGTCACCTGCGCGTTCTCGTTCTGCTGGGACACCTGGTTCGCTCATCCGCCAGACCGGGAACCCGCCCCCGTCCCTGCGCTCCCGCCCGCCCCGACGCCGCCGGGACCGGCTGAGAGGGGGCCCAAGCAGACCCCACCAGCCCCAACCGGCCAGCTGGCCCAAGGCGATCCGAGCCGTCCGCGCCTGGCTCGCTCCCTGGACCAACCTCCAACGATGCTGGCACGCATGGACGAATGCACCCCCACCGCCCGAACTCCAAGCACTGATCAACGCCGTCGGCGCAGGCCACCCACTTGA
- a CDS encoding DUF998 domain-containing protein: protein MTHTISASTSAVPTGHAPGAGPTGRVLLACGAAAGPLFLGVGLIQGLTREGFDLTRNAISQLSLGDLGWIQVTSFFVAGALMLAGAVGLRRALGEGHRLAPVLVGVFGTSFLVSGVFAADPGAGFPAGTPDSATPTLSVQGAVHMAAGMVGYLALCAAFLVLARHFAGRRQGGWAIACRVAPVGVLAGFAGSAASVLSFTAGAAFGLAALTTIAVRLTRH from the coding sequence ATGACCCACACGATCAGCGCCTCCACCTCTGCCGTACCCACCGGGCACGCGCCTGGGGCCGGGCCGACGGGGCGCGTGCTGCTGGCCTGTGGCGCCGCGGCGGGCCCGCTGTTCCTCGGCGTGGGGCTCATCCAGGGCCTCACGCGTGAGGGATTCGACCTCACTCGCAACGCCATCAGCCAGCTCAGCCTCGGCGACCTGGGCTGGATCCAGGTGACCAGCTTCTTCGTCGCCGGCGCCCTCATGCTCGCCGGCGCGGTCGGGCTGCGGCGCGCGCTGGGCGAGGGCCACCGCCTGGCGCCCGTGCTGGTGGGCGTGTTCGGCACCTCGTTCCTGGTCAGCGGGGTGTTCGCCGCAGACCCAGGGGCTGGCTTCCCCGCCGGCACCCCGGACTCCGCGACCCCCACGCTGAGCGTTCAAGGCGCGGTCCACATGGCCGCCGGCATGGTCGGCTACCTCGCCCTGTGCGCCGCGTTCCTCGTCCTGGCCCGCCACTTCGCCGGCCGACGGCAGGGTGGCTGGGCGATCGCCTGCCGCGTCGCACCCGTGGGCGTCCTCGCCGGGTTCGCCGGGTCCGCGGCCTCCGTACTGTCCTTCACCGCAGGAGCCGCGTTCGGCCTTGCCGCACTCACCACGATCGCCGTCCGGCTGACGCGCCACTAG
- a CDS encoding NADP-dependent oxidoreductase, which produces MGQAWGFGRYGGPEVQEFFDRPDPVPGRGEVLIQVDVAGVNPLDHLLRSGLVDGLDGGRPFPRVLGMEAAGTVLARGEDVNGLEVGDAVFGFALTGGGTYAETTVLSAPNTARIPEGLSATVAATLPVAGTTAVDVLDQLSLPAGATVLVNGVGGGVGLAVARLAIGRELRVIGTGSTAKREHAEAIGVRFIDYTAEDVAAAARELVPDGFDGIVDLAGGTSLRTVAPLAQDPRNVIAVGDMSVPDLGGRFVERRGDRENLERSARLALDGLLAPVITAVHPLSDAPAALAAVENGHTSGKVVIKVA; this is translated from the coding sequence ATGGGGCAGGCATGGGGTTTCGGCAGGTATGGCGGGCCCGAGGTGCAGGAGTTCTTCGATCGTCCCGACCCCGTCCCCGGTCGCGGCGAGGTGCTGATCCAGGTTGACGTCGCCGGTGTGAATCCCCTCGACCACCTTCTGCGCTCGGGTCTGGTCGACGGGCTCGACGGCGGGCGTCCGTTTCCCCGCGTGCTGGGCATGGAGGCAGCCGGAACCGTTCTCGCCCGGGGCGAGGACGTCAACGGGCTCGAGGTGGGTGACGCGGTCTTCGGCTTCGCACTCACCGGTGGCGGCACCTACGCCGAGACGACGGTGCTGTCCGCGCCGAACACCGCGCGCATCCCGGAGGGTTTGTCCGCGACCGTGGCGGCAACGCTGCCAGTAGCCGGGACGACCGCGGTGGACGTGCTCGACCAGCTCAGCCTCCCGGCCGGTGCCACGGTCCTGGTCAACGGAGTCGGGGGCGGGGTCGGCCTCGCCGTCGCCCGGCTGGCTATCGGGCGCGAGCTGCGTGTGATCGGCACCGGGAGTACCGCCAAACGCGAGCACGCCGAGGCCATCGGGGTGCGGTTCATCGACTACACCGCCGAGGACGTCGCCGCCGCGGCACGCGAGCTGGTTCCGGACGGCTTCGACGGGATCGTCGACCTGGCCGGAGGCACCTCGCTGCGGACGGTCGCTCCGCTGGCCCAGGATCCCCGCAACGTCATCGCTGTGGGTGATATGTCTGTGCCCGATCTCGGTGGGCGTTTCGTCGAGCGTCGCGGGGACCGCGAGAACCTGGAGCGGTCGGCCCGGCTGGCCCTCGACGGACTCCTCGCACCCGTAATTACCGCGGTCCATCCGCTCTCCGACGCCCCGGCCGCCCTCGCCGCCGTCGAGAACGGTCACACCTCGGGCAAGGTTGTCATCAAGGTGGCATGA
- a CDS encoding serine hydrolase domain-containing protein gives MPGLYAEVRDADQIWRGASGFADVRTGRPVRPDMRQRVGSITKTFTAAAVMQQVEQGRIQLDAPIGGHLPQLVPGERGRKITVRMLLNNTSGIPDYIPYAFPSLQAFPSLPDVSPKSLDDNRFRQFRPAELIEMGLAAPPAGEPGATPGVYSNTNYLLLGQLLEQVTGSPAEEYITHNVIERAGLRHTGFPTGPRIEGPHSRMYEAFYGLIDPPRDYSVYNMSWTGTGAALISTMEDLNRFYGKLLDGTIVNRSSLAQMQRTVPVRALDGSMITYGLGLHKVDTGCGTFWGHDGTVWGAGTISLTRTDGKRQMSVAVNLQRWNKPDSSGKPQPHPIDYALKALYRQATCGNGSAQAENALQVPGGVRPVAGVPHAR, from the coding sequence ATGCCGGGCTTGTACGCCGAGGTGCGCGATGCCGACCAGATATGGCGCGGCGCTTCCGGGTTCGCCGATGTCAGGACCGGCCGTCCCGTCAGACCCGACATGCGCCAGCGCGTCGGGAGCATCACCAAGACATTCACCGCCGCCGCCGTCATGCAGCAGGTCGAGCAGGGCCGGATCCAGCTCGACGCGCCGATCGGCGGCCATCTGCCGCAGCTGGTGCCGGGAGAACGCGGCAGGAAGATCACGGTCCGTATGCTGCTCAACAACACCAGCGGCATCCCCGATTACATCCCCTACGCCTTCCCGTCCCTCCAGGCGTTTCCTTCCCTGCCGGACGTCTCGCCCAAGAGCCTGGACGACAACCGGTTCAGGCAGTTCCGCCCGGCCGAGCTGATCGAGATGGGGCTCGCGGCGCCTCCCGCCGGCGAGCCCGGAGCCACTCCGGGGGTGTACTCCAACACCAATTACCTGCTCCTCGGCCAACTCCTGGAGCAGGTGACCGGCAGCCCTGCCGAGGAGTACATCACCCACAACGTCATCGAGCGGGCCGGGCTCCGGCACACCGGGTTTCCTACCGGACCTCGCATCGAGGGACCGCACTCGCGAATGTACGAGGCCTTCTACGGCCTGATCGACCCCCCGCGCGACTACAGCGTCTACAACATGTCCTGGACGGGGACGGGGGCCGCTCTTATATCGACCATGGAGGATCTCAACCGCTTCTACGGCAAGCTGCTCGACGGCACGATCGTCAACCGGTCGTCGCTGGCGCAGATGCAGCGCACGGTCCCGGTTCGCGCCCTGGACGGATCGATGATCACGTACGGCCTCGGCCTTCACAAGGTCGACACGGGCTGCGGCACGTTCTGGGGCCACGACGGCACCGTCTGGGGGGCCGGGACGATATCCCTGACCCGGACCGACGGCAAGCGCCAGATGTCCGTCGCGGTCAACCTCCAGAGGTGGAACAAGCCGGACTCCTCGGGGAAGCCCCAGCCCCACCCCATCGACTACGCGCTGAAGGCGCTGTACCGCCAAGCAACGTGCGGCAACGGAAGCGCCCAGGCCGAGAACGCCCTGCAGGTCCCGGGGGGGGTTCGTCCCGTAGCCGGAGTGCCGCACGCTCGCTGA
- a CDS encoding DUF4287 domain-containing protein has product MTDSLQGAAYFPSIEKKYGRPIAEWKGLIRSSPLTKHMELVSWLKSEHGLGHGHANALVAHTLAEDKAK; this is encoded by the coding sequence ATGACGGACTCGTTGCAGGGTGCCGCGTACTTCCCCTCGATCGAGAAGAAGTACGGCCGCCCGATCGCGGAATGGAAGGGCCTCATCCGGTCCTCTCCCCTGACCAAGCACATGGAACTCGTCTCGTGGCTCAAGTCCGAGCACGGCCTGGGCCACGGCCACGCCAACGCCCTGGTCGCCCACACCCTCGCGGAGGACAAGGCGAAGTAG
- a CDS encoding SDR family oxidoreductase — MSLTGKKIVIIGGTSGIGFAVAEQAAAAGADVVVASSNQGRVDAATKRLGAPAEGRCLNVADGNAIAAFFEQVGEFDHLVYTAGESLLIKPLVDTTPQEARAVFERRFWGAFLSAKYAAPRLRDGGSITFSSGVLAIRPLSGTALTAGITGGIEALSRALAVELAPLRVNVIQPGVIRTELWDGSVPDPEAFLQGAGSELLTRRVGTAEEAAAAYLFVLANAYVTGTTLAIDGGAALV, encoded by the coding sequence ATGTCTCTGACCGGCAAGAAGATCGTGATCATCGGTGGAACCTCCGGCATCGGCTTCGCGGTAGCCGAACAGGCCGCGGCGGCCGGCGCGGACGTCGTGGTTGCCTCCAGCAATCAGGGCCGCGTGGACGCGGCGACGAAGAGGTTGGGCGCGCCGGCCGAAGGCCGATGCCTGAACGTCGCTGACGGCAACGCCATCGCCGCGTTCTTCGAGCAGGTCGGGGAGTTCGACCACCTCGTCTACACCGCGGGCGAATCTCTGCTGATCAAGCCGTTGGTCGACACCACCCCGCAGGAGGCCAGGGCCGTCTTCGAGCGCCGGTTCTGGGGTGCGTTCCTCTCCGCCAAGTACGCTGCACCGCGACTGCGCGACGGCGGCTCGATCACTTTCAGCTCCGGCGTCCTCGCGATCCGCCCCCTGTCCGGAACCGCGCTCACGGCAGGTATCACCGGCGGCATCGAGGCCCTGTCCCGGGCACTCGCCGTCGAACTCGCGCCTCTGCGCGTCAACGTGATTCAGCCCGGTGTGATCCGCACCGAGCTGTGGGACGGCAGCGTCCCGGACCCGGAGGCTTTCCTCCAGGGTGCCGGGTCCGAGCTGCTAACGCGTCGTGTCGGCACTGCCGAGGAAGCCGCGGCGGCCTATCTCTTCGTCTTGGCCAACGCCTATGTCACCGGCACCACGCTCGCGATAGACGGCGGCGCGGCACTGGTGTGA
- a CDS encoding dihydrofolate reductase family protein, producing the protein MRLAMGQFISLDGVVQAPGHPDEDTDGGFAHGGWSHPFFDPEVMGGALAERQTNTEALLFGRRTWQTMAAAWPARAGDPFADHMNSVTKYVVSSTLNEDDLLTWNNTTRIPGEQALDQIKKLRDAEGRELVLMGSASLTQTLLAEGLVDELRLMILPVLLGGGKRIYPTDGHLRTFELVSTVVSGTGVHVCTYRPKAGT; encoded by the coding sequence ATGCGCCTTGCCATGGGGCAATTCATCAGCCTGGACGGCGTCGTTCAGGCCCCGGGGCACCCCGACGAGGACACCGACGGCGGCTTCGCCCACGGTGGCTGGAGCCACCCGTTCTTCGACCCGGAGGTGATGGGCGGCGCCCTCGCCGAAAGGCAGACCAACACCGAGGCCCTATTGTTCGGGCGCCGTACCTGGCAAACCATGGCCGCGGCGTGGCCGGCCCGGGCCGGCGACCCGTTCGCCGACCACATGAACAGCGTCACCAAGTACGTCGTGTCCAGCACCCTCAACGAGGACGACCTGCTGACATGGAACAACACCACCCGCATCCCCGGCGAGCAGGCGCTGGACCAGATCAAGAAGCTGCGCGATGCCGAAGGCCGCGAACTGGTGCTCATGGGGAGCGCGTCCCTCACTCAAACCCTGCTGGCCGAGGGGCTGGTCGACGAGCTCCGGCTCATGATCCTGCCGGTGCTCCTCGGCGGCGGTAAGAGGATCTACCCGACCGACGGCCACCTCCGCACGTTCGAACTGGTCTCCACGGTCGTCAGCGGCACCGGAGTGCACGTGTGCACCTACCGGCCGAAAGCCGGGACGTAG
- a CDS encoding IS630 family transposase, whose translation MVSRGPGAVEVVLSAEERAELARWAAGGAVSARVAERARIILACAEGGSNTAVAADFGVSTETVRKWRSRFAVRRMAGLVDEPRPGRRKPELVLSEAERAELTRWVRRATTAQFLALRARIVLRCAEGGTNKEVAAELGVAPGTVNRWRSRFIRLRLDGLIDEPRPGRPPSILLDQVEDVLTATLESTPGKDTHWSRASMAKHSGLSKSTIGRIWKKFDIKPHLQDAFKLSTDPQFVAKVVDVVGLYHNPPEKAVVLCVDEKSQIQALDRSQPVLPMMPGMPERRTHDYYRHGITSLFAAFNIADGSVISALHRRHRAIEFKKFLTRIDKVVPAGLDVHLVCDNYATHNTAEIKTWLGKHPRFHIHFTPTGSSWMNQVERWFGLLTDKLIRRGVHTSVKALEQDITAWIEGWNENPRPFTWTKTADEILNSLADYLTKINPPTTET comes from the coding sequence ATGGTGTCTCGGGGTCCTGGTGCTGTCGAAGTCGTGCTGTCTGCCGAGGAGCGGGCGGAGTTGGCGCGTTGGGCAGCGGGTGGTGCGGTGTCGGCTCGTGTGGCGGAGCGGGCCCGTATCATCCTGGCCTGTGCCGAGGGCGGCTCCAACACCGCTGTGGCGGCAGACTTCGGGGTGTCCACGGAGACGGTGCGTAAGTGGCGCTCGCGGTTCGCGGTCCGGCGGATGGCGGGCCTCGTGGACGAGCCTCGGCCGGGTCGGCGCAAACCGGAACTGGTACTCAGCGAGGCTGAGCGTGCGGAGCTGACGCGCTGGGTGCGGCGGGCGACGACCGCGCAGTTCCTGGCGCTGCGGGCGAGGATCGTGCTGCGGTGTGCGGAGGGCGGGACCAACAAGGAGGTCGCCGCCGAACTCGGCGTCGCACCGGGCACGGTGAACCGCTGGCGATCAAGGTTCATCCGGTTGCGGCTGGACGGGCTGATTGACGAGCCCCGCCCCGGCAGGCCGCCCTCGATCCTGCTGGACCAGGTGGAGGACGTGCTCACGGCGACGTTGGAGTCCACCCCGGGCAAGGACACCCACTGGTCGCGGGCCTCGATGGCGAAGCACTCCGGGCTGTCGAAGTCCACCATCGGGCGGATCTGGAAGAAGTTCGACATCAAGCCCCATCTCCAGGACGCGTTCAAGCTCTCCACCGACCCGCAGTTCGTCGCGAAGGTCGTCGACGTCGTCGGCCTGTACCACAACCCACCCGAAAAAGCGGTGGTGCTGTGCGTGGATGAGAAGAGCCAGATCCAGGCGCTGGACCGGTCCCAGCCGGTTCTGCCGATGATGCCCGGCATGCCCGAGCGGCGCACCCATGACTACTACAGGCACGGCATCACCAGCCTGTTCGCCGCCTTCAACATCGCCGACGGCAGCGTCATATCAGCACTGCACCGCCGCCACCGGGCCATCGAGTTCAAGAAGTTCCTGACCCGGATCGACAAGGTCGTGCCCGCCGGCCTCGACGTCCACCTGGTCTGTGACAATTACGCCACCCACAACACCGCCGAGATCAAGACGTGGCTGGGAAAACACCCGCGCTTCCACATCCACTTCACCCCCACCGGCTCCTCCTGGATGAACCAGGTCGAGCGGTGGTTCGGCCTGTTGACGGACAAGCTCATCCGCCGCGGCGTGCACACCTCCGTGAAGGCCCTCGAGCAAGACATCACGGCATGGATCGAGGGATGGAACGAGAACCCCAGGCCCTTCACCTGGACCAAGACCGCCGACGAGATCCTGAACTCCCTCGCCGACTACCTCACGAAAATCAACCCGCCAACCACTGAAACCTGA